In Carassius carassius chromosome 2, fCarCar2.1, whole genome shotgun sequence, the DNA window CAAGTGGTTTTGATTGGTTGTTCAGGTGCTGACAGGCTCACATGGGCGGGTCCATGTGGAGAGTACCAAAGGCCACTGTATCTTTACCATTGAGGGGGCGGAGCGTCAGGATGAGGGAGTGTACTCTGTCATTGTACGCAATCCTGCTGGAGAGGATACAGCTGACATTAATGTCAAAGTTGTTGGTAAGCCTTTTTTAAACCCCATTACCATGGGTACATTTCCCAGCGGATCTCTGAGAGGCTGAAGATaagcctttatttattattagccaTGTTGCAGCACTCTTTTGTACACTTCAGAACTGcactaaaataaaatgcatcaaaagGACACAAACTTAACTGTCCACATCTCTTTCTGGCTGTTTATTATCACTCACTTTATTATCACTGCAACATTCAAATCTATAGGAGAGAGCTGCCATTTGAGATCTAAATGCCTTTGACGTAGCGGTATATTAGCTGTACAGAAGAAATGGTTTGACTGTGCTTTTAATGTTTTACAGATGTGCCAGATCCACCTGAAGCTCCCAGAATCCTTAGCGTCGGTGAAGATTCTTGTATTGTCCAATGGGATCCCCCACTCTTTGATGGTGGCCAGCCAGTCATAGGTGACTTATTAGTATTACACCATAAGTAGTCACTATAAGTAGTCAGTATAAGCAGTTCATATTCTATTAAGTCAATCTTGTTTACATCACATGTTCCTGAGAACTATCAATGGATTTTGCTCAACCTCTAACTTAATACAAAATATATCTAATTTGAAGTTAAGTGAAGGAGCATACATATTATGAAGAAGCTACCTAATGAAAAATGACCTAATAATATTGCTGAAAATCAGCTTTTAAATGTGCACTGTAGAGGAAGTGCATGATTATAACAATGTACTATTAATGTCTTTCAGGTTACGTTCTTgaaaggaagaagaaaaagagcTATAGATGGATGAGACTCAATTTTGATCCTTATAAAGAGACGACATATGAAGCCAAGAGAATGATTGAGGGTGTAGCCTACGAAATGCGTGTTTACGCAGTAAACGCCATCGGCATGTCACGCCCCAGTGCTGCCTCCCAGCCATTTGTGCCAGTTGGTGAGTTCCACTGATTTGATTTAGAACTTTGCTTCATAATAGGGACTTGTTTGTTTTCTCTGCTTTTCTTTAAGCCTCTGATACGGATATCCATACAGTGTGAATCAATGGGAACTGAAACAGTTTGGTTATCAATATTCTACAAAGTATCTTCTTTAGCATCTTCTTTAATTGTcacttttggatgaactatcccttaaggGTTGCAAAAAATGAGCTATTTTGCCACATTTTTTCATTCATCTAATTGGTACAATCAACAGCTTGTGTTCTAATAAAGTGGTCtgaaaagctttttttccagtttaaacaATTGACATGTTAATGATGTTCTTGcattcattgtttgctcatattTAACATAATCTTCTAGTGAGCTGTATTAAAAGCATTGCTATCTAGACTGTTGTCTGTTACAAGACAGCTGATAAGGAAACTATCCATGGCACCCTTCTCTATAAATAATGGCATGTTAGCTCTTTGCAAAGCTGTATCTATGGCATTGTCAAAAGAGAAGAGGGGGCAGGACACTGCACTTCCTTTGTTGCTTGCCTGTCACCGTCTGCCAAGAGAAGACCACAGCAGGTGTTACAGAACAGACAGACAATTTTAAGGCTTTACTTGTAGAACACACCAGACTGAAGTGATCCAGAGACAGAATGACCAAACCGATGCTCCCCAAGACTGCTGAGAAGAAGCCAGCTGAGGCACCACCAGCTGAAGCACCACCAACCGAGCCAGTGCCCGATGTCCCAGCAGAATCCAAAGAGCCAGAGCCAGAAGCACCAGCTATACAAGACCCTGCACAAGAGGCCAGTATTGAAGCTCCTGCACCTCCAGCTGAGGAGGAAACTCCTGCTGCTTCTAAAGATGGAGCTTCTCCAGCAGAAGCAGCACCACCAGGAGAGGAAGGGGCACCATCTGCAGAAGTGCCTCCTGAGGAAACTGTCCCCCCACCAGAGCCGGAACCAGAGCCTAAACCTGTTGGCAGTAGGCGTTTATTTCTAACAATCTTTTGTGAAGATTAACAATGCAGGGATTATACCAGTCTTCATGGCATctttatatattatacagtatatctttATGCATCATTGTCCTTAACTTATTTCAAGAATACACCATAGAGTGGCATAAATCCTAAACCAGTTTGATAATACCTGTCCACATACAGTTTAATCAATATGTATTGTATTAAGCTTGGGTATTGATATGCTTAAGTTGGAGCATGTAGGATTTTACTGTCTGCTTGTTAAGTCTGAAGTCACTGATTCCTGGTCCAAATCAGATGCCAAAAGCAAATAACAAACGGTGCTAATATATACTTACAGTGTGTTGTAGTACAACCAAAAAATCACAAACCTAACCTTTATTGCAATATCGAAATCTCAATTATTTAGACAGTGATTCATCTCTTTTGAATCATTAAAATGTTGTTGTCTGGGATGTCTTGAGCCTGGAAACTATGGTATagcatttttaaaatctttatatgAATAAACCATGCTCATAAATAGCTGTTGAGCATTCTCAATTGAAACAAGTAGAGACTTGGACCCGGAAACATTACTTACGTCATGATTTAACAAATTGCCATTAATGTCATTGTGTGTATGGTTGCATATAAAGATTAGTGAAATGTTGCAGgcaaaaaacattaaatgtcaGTAGTGTAGCATTGAATAAAGCACAGTTTACACAGAAGTCACTTCCAAACCAAGCAGTGTTCTGTTGGTCAATGTGGCAAAATTGCATCTTAAATCCGGTGCAAAATCTGTGTGGGGAAATCTTTTGCTTTCATTTACGATTGCAAATTCCTAATGAAATAACTTGATCTCAACATGAAAATTTAGGGAAGAATGGTAAATGTGATGAATGCACCTTAAGGCCTGAATAAGTACAACAAGGCAAAGCCTGATCATTTTACACTGTTTATTCCTATTGGCCTCATATTTAGAGCGATAAACAGTTGTTTGTAGGAAAAGTAATTGAGTAATCTTTGCACTCTAGATAACTCTTGGCTAGATATGAATAGATGTTCTTGGATTTGCTGCAAGTTCACAGTCTTCATAAAAACACAGCTTGACCTGGGCATGTCATTGCCAC includes these proteins:
- the LOC132105643 gene encoding fibrous sheath CABYR-binding protein-like; protein product: MTKPMLPKTAEKKPAEAPPAEAPPTEPVPDVPAESKEPEPEAPAIQDPAQEASIEAPAPPAEEETPAASKDGASPAEAAPPGEEGAPSAEVPPEETVPPPEPEPEPKPVGSRRLFLTIFCED